Proteins encoded by one window of Chryseobacterium sp. POL2:
- a CDS encoding cytochrome C: protein MENNSQHNALVILFIDDEVNPIAELQTPIVFNLDTTKLTDGEHVLKIVSKYGKKEGLKTIPFIVKNGPIINIEGLSDKETVNGIIPLMLNAYDTGKKQSFIIKGSENPRVIPVWVWVIILLFAAWSVYYIITNFSVD, encoded by the coding sequence ATGGAAAATAATAGCCAACATAATGCCCTTGTCATTTTGTTTATAGACGATGAAGTGAATCCTATTGCAGAATTGCAGACGCCTATCGTCTTCAATCTGGACACAACCAAGTTAACAGATGGCGAACATGTCTTAAAAATCGTGAGCAAATACGGCAAAAAAGAAGGTCTTAAAACCATTCCTTTCATAGTTAAAAATGGGCCCATAATCAACATAGAAGGCTTATCCGACAAAGAAACTGTCAACGGTATTATTCCACTAATGCTCAACGCTTACGACACAGGCAAAAAGCAAAGTTTCATTATCAAAGGCAGCGAAAATCCACGCGTGATTCCTGTATGGGTATGGGTAATCATTCTACTTTTTGCAGCTTGGTCTGTATATTACATTATTACCAATTTTAGTGTAGACTAA